A genomic window from Sulfurospirillum multivorans DSM 12446 includes:
- a CDS encoding RBBP9/YdeN family alpha/beta hydrolase, producing MKKVYIIHGYSASSNDHWFPWFVEKVHAMYGIEVEVLRMPIPETPQVEAWLEKLRDKIGTPNNETFIIAHSLGCITLLHYLDALPESFALGGMILVSPFDKPLEIFPNLDAFVDTKLDYAKLSRNILQKHVIFSDNDMYVPSYVSKTLGAKLDSALLEIPRGGHFLGIEGFEMFPELYEVFRQMITKY from the coding sequence ATGAAAAAAGTTTACATTATTCATGGCTATTCCGCTTCGTCCAATGACCATTGGTTTCCGTGGTTTGTTGAGAAAGTTCATGCCATGTACGGCATCGAGGTTGAGGTGTTACGCATGCCAATACCTGAGACGCCGCAGGTTGAGGCGTGGCTTGAAAAACTTCGCGACAAGATCGGCACGCCGAATAATGAGACGTTTATCATCGCGCACAGTTTAGGCTGTATCACCCTTTTGCACTACCTTGACGCACTTCCTGAGAGTTTTGCTCTTGGCGGTATGATCTTAGTCTCACCCTTTGATAAACCCCTCGAAATTTTCCCCAACCTTGACGCGTTTGTCGACACCAAACTTGACTACGCCAAGCTCTCACGCAACATCCTCCAAAAGCACGTCATCTTCTCCGACAACGACATGTACGTTCCCTCTTACGTGAGTAAAACGTTGGGGGCTAAACTTGACAGTGCGCTTTTAGAAATCCCACGCGGTGGGCATTTTTTAGGCATCGAAGGGTTTGAAATGTTCCCTGAACTGTATGAAGTTTTTAGGCAGATGATCACGAAGTATTAA
- the nrfH gene encoding cytochrome c nitrite reductase small subunit, with protein MKKSNFLKYAALFVFVVAIGFFAYVVHASKALSYLSSDPKACINCHVMNTQYATWQHSSHAQRAGCIDCHLPRDNMVNKYIAKARDGYNHSVAFTFNTYKNAIKISDDGAKRVQENCIACHASLTSQMVKNADANHNYDDPSVATGRRCWECHKGVPHGKVRGLTTTPNNLGVKEVQ; from the coding sequence GTGAAAAAGAGTAATTTCCTAAAGTACGCGGCACTCTTTGTTTTTGTCGTAGCCATCGGCTTTTTTGCCTACGTGGTTCACGCATCCAAAGCGCTGTCGTATCTCTCCAGTGATCCAAAAGCCTGTATCAACTGTCACGTCATGAATACGCAATATGCGACATGGCAACACAGTTCACACGCACAGAGGGCTGGGTGTATCGATTGTCACTTACCACGCGATAACATGGTTAACAAATACATTGCCAAAGCGCGCGATGGGTATAACCATAGCGTAGCATTTACGTTCAATACGTACAAAAATGCGATTAAAATTAGTGATGATGGGGCGAAGAGAGTTCAGGAGAATTGTATTGCGTGTCACGCGAGTTTAACCTCTCAAATGGTTAAAAATGCCGATGCAAATCACAATTATGACGACCCAAGCGTCGCTACGGGAAGACGATGTTGGGAGTGTCATAAGGGCGTGCCACACGGCAAAGTAAGAGGTCTTACGACAACACCGAATAATTTGGGTGTTAAAGAAGTACAGTAA
- a CDS encoding LrgB family protein: protein MNVDALIAYVMNTPLSWIIITMSAYKIGIIIYEKTGKHALLQPIVIAYVIMLPILILAQIPYKQYFESVSILHFFLGPATVALALPLYKNLKLIQSYFLPILITLVAGGIFTILSAISILWLFGASKITMLSMTTKSVTAPITLITAQDIGAIPSLAMGFVVITGLLGALFGTFIFKLLKIKHDAAKGFALGLISHAVGTARAFEISENAAAFSALAMGLIGVFIAVLLPIVIGFL, encoded by the coding sequence ATGAACGTTGACGCACTGATCGCTTATGTGATGAATACGCCTCTAAGCTGGATTATCATCACGATGAGTGCTTATAAAATCGGGATTATTATTTACGAAAAAACAGGCAAACACGCGCTTTTGCAACCCATTGTCATCGCGTATGTCATTATGCTTCCCATTCTTATTTTGGCGCAAATTCCCTACAAGCAGTATTTTGAGTCGGTCAGCATTTTGCACTTTTTTCTAGGACCTGCCACGGTTGCATTAGCACTTCCGTTGTATAAAAATCTCAAATTGATTCAGTCCTATTTTCTGCCCATTCTCATCACGCTTGTCGCTGGAGGCATCTTTACCATCCTTAGCGCCATTAGTATTTTGTGGCTTTTTGGCGCTTCTAAGATCACGATGCTCTCGATGACCACCAAATCGGTCACGGCGCCCATCACGCTCATCACCGCGCAGGACATCGGAGCGATTCCCTCTTTGGCAATGGGATTTGTCGTCATCACAGGGCTTTTGGGAGCGCTCTTTGGTACGTTTATTTTTAAACTCTTAAAGATCAAACATGACGCCGCCAAAGGCTTCGCCCTCGGACTCATCTCACACGCCGTAGGCACAGCCCGAGCCTTCGAGATCAGCGAAAATGCCGCAGCATTTTCAGCCTTAGCGATGGGGTTGATTGGGGTGTTTATCGCCGTTTTATTGCCGATTGTGATTGGGTTCTTATAA
- a CDS encoding type IV pili methyl-accepting chemotaxis transducer N-terminal domain-containing protein, giving the protein MIKPTTISTKMKLAGGLLSFVIIFIISLTVMMNQMSKKDSYIINIAGKQRMLSQKISKETFFIVHRHTNDFCELNTAVGLFESSLKDLLYGNDAKGIYAPQNERIQTKLEEVMTLWLPFRVEVEALKSGIEEVRPDMEVLTPRIEKLLVLSDTVVQRMVGANLSNIHIDLSGRQRMLSQRMGLYVNRYLRSANAQDLLVYADAKALYNKTIKSFLDDAAVKNAPEVYAIVKENNAYWEEYMLYLDHVIALESEINKHLAFVYEKNVQLLNAMDEAVWLYTDHSEAKNDMFLKFQYIALIIGLIIIVYAFVMTKEIIEHLEGFVQKAKELARGDISSFSGQNVTLSSHSEDELKEASTHISLFVQKVNLAMKDSEDALKKAENAVSQLQQLAEEVEDVIEDMGIDENAKKTFDKNVNATEDIAIQSAENLIHVNRMLQKLKKSLNAMVESSNQTDEKKEV; this is encoded by the coding sequence ATGATAAAACCAACCACCATTAGCACCAAAATGAAACTCGCAGGTGGACTGCTTTCGTTTGTGATTATTTTCATCATCTCACTCACGGTCATGATGAATCAGATGAGCAAAAAAGACTCCTACATCATCAACATCGCAGGTAAACAGCGCATGCTCTCCCAAAAGATCAGCAAAGAGACCTTTTTCATCGTGCATCGCCATACCAATGATTTTTGCGAGCTGAACACCGCGGTGGGTCTGTTTGAAAGCAGTCTGAAAGATCTTCTGTATGGCAATGATGCAAAAGGCATTTACGCGCCCCAAAATGAGCGCATCCAAACCAAACTCGAAGAGGTGATGACACTGTGGCTTCCCTTTCGCGTTGAGGTTGAAGCGCTCAAAAGCGGCATCGAAGAGGTGCGCCCCGATATGGAAGTCTTAACGCCTCGCATCGAAAAACTCCTCGTGCTCTCTGACACGGTGGTGCAACGTATGGTGGGTGCGAATCTAAGCAACATTCACATCGATCTCTCGGGTCGCCAACGCATGCTCTCACAGCGCATGGGGCTGTACGTTAACCGTTATTTACGCAGTGCCAATGCCCAAGATCTGCTCGTTTATGCCGATGCCAAAGCGCTTTACAACAAAACAATCAAGAGCTTTTTGGATGATGCTGCGGTGAAAAACGCTCCCGAAGTGTATGCCATCGTCAAAGAGAACAACGCGTACTGGGAAGAGTACATGCTCTACTTAGACCATGTTATCGCACTTGAGAGTGAGATCAACAAGCATCTGGCATTTGTGTATGAAAAAAACGTGCAACTGCTCAATGCGATGGATGAAGCGGTCTGGCTCTACACCGACCACAGCGAAGCCAAAAACGATATGTTCCTCAAATTTCAGTACATCGCGCTGATTATCGGGCTTATCATCATCGTTTATGCGTTTGTGATGACCAAAGAGATTATAGAACATTTAGAAGGGTTTGTGCAAAAAGCCAAAGAGCTTGCACGTGGCGATATCAGTAGTTTTTCGGGGCAAAATGTGACGCTCTCTTCCCACAGCGAAGATGAACTCAAAGAGGCGTCAACGCACATTTCACTTTTTGTGCAAAAAGTCAATCTCGCGATGAAAGACTCTGAAGATGCGCTCAAAAAAGCGGAAAATGCTGTCTCTCAGCTCCAACAACTCGCCGAAGAAGTCGAAGATGTGATCGAAGATATGGGCATTGATGAGAATGCAAAGAAGACGTTTGATAAAAATGTGAATGCGACAGAGGACATTGCCATTCAGTCGGCAGAAAATCTCATCCATGTTAACCGCATGTTGCAAAAACTGAAAAAAAGCCTCAATGCAATGGTCGAGAGTAGCAACCAAACGGACGAAAAAAAAGAGGTGTAA
- the nrfA gene encoding ammonia-forming cytochrome c nitrite reductase has translation MNKFKVLLVGSLVAIGAMALLAGNITEREKQRVELAKAPSEAGIEGKEKSEEWAKYYPRQFDSWKKTKESDDLDDMLAKKPYLAVAWAGYAFAKDYNAPRGHYYAVQDNINSLRTGAPTDAKTGPLPTACWTCKSPDVPRLIEEDGELEFFTGKWAKYGSQVVNSIGCATCHDDKTAQLQVRVPHLNRGLAAAGLKSFEESTHQEKRSLVCAQCHVEYYFKKTEWKDAKDVNKTAMVVTLPWAKGLSIEGMEKYYDEINFSDWTHSISKTPMLKAQHPGYELWTTGIHGQKGVSCADCHMPYTQEGSVKYSDHQIGNPLKNMDKSCMNCHRESEDKLRGIVQQKVERKDFMMDIAFDNIAKAHIETGKAMEVGASDAELKEIRTLIRHGQWRGDMAIAGHGAFFHAPEEVLRLLGSANEQAQQARLKLVSVLAKHGVMDYVAPDFDTKDKAQKIAKVDMPALIAEKLKFKETLEKEWKKEASAKGRLAPNSVALDPAVDSKSSYFDKNKK, from the coding sequence ATGAATAAGTTCAAAGTATTACTGGTTGGCTCATTGGTTGCTATCGGCGCAATGGCATTATTGGCTGGCAATATCACCGAAAGAGAAAAACAAAGAGTCGAACTTGCCAAAGCACCAAGCGAGGCAGGCATCGAGGGCAAAGAAAAAAGCGAAGAGTGGGCAAAATACTATCCTCGTCAATTTGATTCTTGGAAAAAAACCAAAGAGAGCGATGATCTAGATGATATGCTGGCGAAAAAACCTTACCTTGCGGTTGCGTGGGCTGGGTATGCTTTTGCAAAAGATTACAATGCGCCACGTGGGCATTACTACGCGGTACAAGATAACATCAATTCGCTTAGAACGGGTGCTCCAACGGACGCTAAAACAGGTCCTCTTCCAACGGCATGTTGGACATGTAAATCACCCGATGTTCCTCGTTTGATCGAAGAAGATGGTGAGTTAGAGTTCTTTACGGGCAAATGGGCAAAATACGGCTCACAAGTCGTTAATTCTATTGGCTGTGCCACGTGTCATGATGACAAAACAGCGCAACTTCAAGTGCGTGTTCCTCACCTCAATCGCGGTCTAGCAGCAGCAGGTCTTAAAAGCTTTGAAGAGTCTACGCACCAAGAGAAACGCTCTTTGGTCTGTGCACAATGTCACGTAGAGTACTACTTTAAAAAGACAGAGTGGAAAGATGCGAAAGATGTGAACAAAACAGCGATGGTTGTTACCCTTCCATGGGCAAAAGGCTTGAGCATTGAAGGTATGGAGAAATATTATGATGAAATTAATTTCTCTGACTGGACACACAGCATCTCTAAAACACCAATGCTTAAAGCACAACATCCTGGTTATGAGCTTTGGACAACAGGTATTCACGGACAAAAAGGTGTTTCATGTGCGGATTGTCACATGCCTTACACCCAAGAGGGTTCTGTGAAGTATTCTGATCACCAAATTGGAAATCCACTTAAAAATATGGATAAAAGTTGTATGAACTGCCACAGAGAGAGCGAAGATAAACTCAGAGGCATCGTTCAACAAAAAGTGGAGCGCAAAGATTTCATGATGGACATCGCGTTTGACAACATCGCCAAAGCACACATTGAGACGGGCAAAGCGATGGAAGTGGGTGCAAGTGATGCTGAGCTTAAAGAGATTCGTACCCTCATCCGTCATGGACAATGGAGAGGCGATATGGCGATTGCAGGTCATGGTGCGTTCTTCCATGCTCCTGAAGAGGTCTTACGCCTTTTAGGATCCGCCAACGAGCAAGCGCAACAAGCACGTCTAAAACTGGTCAGCGTTCTTGCCAAACACGGTGTCATGGACTACGTTGCACCTGATTTTGACACGAAAGACAAAGCGCAGAAAATCGCTAAAGTCGATATGCCAGCCTTGATTGCTGAGAAGTTAAAATTTAAAGAGACACTAGAAAAAGAGTGGAAAAAAGAGGCATCTGCTAAAGGCAGACTCGCTCCAAATTCCGTTGCTCTTGATCCAGCGGTGGACAGCAAATCTTCTTACTTCGATAAAAACAAGAAGTAA
- a CDS encoding Crp/Fnr family transcriptional regulator, translated as MTNDPLALIASLPLFDSLQGDDIQKIASFCSVRHHKAGDVLFYEKDTKDAIYYIIKGSVKFYKVDRFDNEIFLYKLYSNSLIFNVSKLIDSFFISCYANAEFLEDSTVLSIQSEPFRAMIYANHRLMTKILEESFKMIQQMQCIISRDVVFDGTAKVAHMLVNELETFNRLKKHEIAYMLHIQPETLSRILNKLTRNGTIEIEKNSVVVLNIQELKEIYE; from the coding sequence ATGACAAACGATCCTTTGGCACTTATTGCTTCCTTGCCACTGTTTGATTCTCTGCAAGGTGACGATATTCAAAAAATCGCCTCCTTTTGCAGTGTGCGTCACCATAAAGCCGGTGACGTGCTCTTTTATGAAAAAGACACCAAAGATGCGATCTATTACATCATCAAAGGCTCGGTCAAATTTTACAAGGTAGACCGTTTTGACAATGAAATCTTTCTCTACAAACTCTACTCCAACTCCCTTATTTTCAATGTTTCCAAGCTCATTGACAGCTTTTTTATCAGCTGTTACGCGAACGCCGAGTTTTTGGAAGACAGCACAGTGCTCTCCATCCAAAGTGAGCCATTTCGTGCGATGATCTATGCGAATCACCGCTTGATGACGAAGATTTTGGAAGAGTCGTTTAAGATGATTCAGCAGATGCAGTGTATTATTAGCCGTGATGTTGTGTTTGATGGAACGGCGAAAGTGGCGCACATGCTTGTCAATGAGCTGGAGACGTTTAACCGCCTTAAAAAACATGAAATTGCCTATATGTTGCACATTCAACCTGAGACACTTTCACGTATTTTAAACAAACTCACCCGTAATGGAACGATTGAGATCGAAAAAAACAGCGTTGTGGTCTTGAATATTCAAGAGCTCAAAGAGATTTATGAGTAG
- the ccsA gene encoding cytochrome c biogenesis protein CcsA translates to MLLKVFGSYKTTLILLFFLAVGAAIATFVENDFGTAVARYYVYNAIWYEALLVLAAINLAIALYRSKMILHVSRFTFHAAFILILIGSGLTRYFGVDGVMKIREGSSSNVIFSSEKNAEITLPFAVHLNDFELERYYGSRSPSAYTSDVEVRDGNTTLGAQIYMNHTLIYKGYKFFQTFYDPDEKGTILSVTKDPGVEVTYVGYALLFLGLFLNLFDPKSRFRKLISEVKSSSLLVVLVLLVQTPLWCESEYVQTYLQEHQSKSKEVSDAFGKLVVQSRMGRMKPFDTLSQEVLYKLSGKNSLYEMDAMQVALGMLSHPSVWKNLPMIQTKTPKLREFIGIAKDQKLASFEDFFDGHRYKLDAELQKALAMKPSQRGTFENDLIKVDERLSIAFMLYQGVLFKIFPLPHDANHTWLAFEQMFAQLEGVEADKVQESSTAFIEALFERNYAKALLHVKTFSQFQSNYGAEIMPSSTHIQIEILYNKLMLFERLTLAYIFLGLVLLVVAFGRVFAPQTFTCKLDRPLFFLVATLFVVHTCGLALRWYISGHAPLSDTYESIVYIAWSCLLFCMLFLRRSLFALSGSVMMAGIFMFVAHLGHIDPEITNLVPVLKSFWLSVHVSIITASYGFLALGCALGLFTLILFTCKRSIKIVATIKHLSAINEITLILGLSLLVIGNFLGGIWANESWGRYWGWDPKETWAYISILVYAIILHVRLVPRFYSHYLFAVFSLLGFASILMTYFGVNFYLAGMHSYATGDPVPIPLWVYVCSGVVACLIIMSYKNKNLKEEK, encoded by the coding sequence GTGTTGCTCAAAGTTTTTGGCTCCTACAAAACAACGCTGATACTGCTCTTCTTTTTAGCCGTAGGTGCTGCGATTGCAACCTTTGTGGAAAATGACTTTGGCACAGCCGTTGCGCGTTATTATGTCTACAATGCCATCTGGTACGAAGCACTTTTGGTTCTTGCCGCAATTAACCTTGCTATCGCACTTTACCGCTCCAAAATGATTTTACATGTAAGCCGTTTTACTTTCCATGCGGCGTTTATTCTCATTCTTATAGGATCAGGTCTCACACGTTACTTTGGTGTGGATGGTGTGATGAAAATACGTGAAGGCTCAAGCTCCAATGTCATCTTTTCCAGTGAAAAAAACGCAGAGATCACGTTACCGTTTGCGGTGCATCTGAATGACTTTGAATTAGAGCGCTATTACGGCAGTCGTTCACCTTCGGCGTATACCAGCGATGTTGAGGTGCGAGATGGCAACACAACGCTGGGTGCGCAGATCTACATGAATCACACGCTCATCTACAAAGGGTATAAATTTTTTCAAACCTTTTACGACCCCGATGAAAAAGGCACGATTCTCTCCGTCACTAAAGACCCTGGTGTTGAAGTGACCTATGTGGGCTACGCGCTGCTTTTTTTAGGGCTTTTTTTAAATCTGTTTGATCCCAAATCGCGCTTTCGTAAACTCATCTCGGAGGTAAAAAGCAGTTCACTTCTCGTTGTTTTGGTGCTGTTGGTTCAAACGCCGTTATGGTGCGAGAGCGAATATGTGCAAACGTATTTGCAAGAACACCAAAGTAAGAGCAAAGAGGTCAGTGACGCGTTTGGAAAACTGGTCGTGCAGTCGCGCATGGGGCGCATGAAGCCTTTTGATACGTTAAGCCAAGAGGTGCTTTATAAACTGAGCGGTAAAAATAGTCTGTACGAAATGGACGCGATGCAAGTGGCGCTTGGTATGCTCTCGCACCCCAGTGTGTGGAAGAATCTGCCGATGATTCAGACCAAAACGCCTAAGCTTCGAGAGTTCATCGGCATTGCGAAAGATCAAAAATTGGCAAGCTTTGAGGACTTTTTTGACGGGCATCGCTACAAACTAGACGCTGAGCTTCAAAAAGCGCTCGCGATGAAACCAAGTCAGCGCGGTACCTTTGAGAACGATCTGATCAAAGTCGATGAGCGCCTGAGCATCGCGTTTATGCTCTACCAAGGCGTACTCTTTAAAATCTTCCCACTGCCCCATGATGCTAACCACACATGGCTTGCCTTCGAGCAGATGTTTGCGCAATTAGAGGGCGTGGAAGCCGACAAAGTGCAAGAGAGCTCCACCGCATTTATCGAAGCACTGTTTGAGCGAAATTATGCCAAAGCACTTTTACATGTAAAGACCTTTTCGCAGTTTCAAAGCAACTATGGTGCTGAAATTATGCCCTCATCCACGCACATTCAGATCGAAATTCTCTACAACAAACTGATGCTTTTTGAGCGTTTAACGTTGGCGTACATATTTTTAGGTTTGGTACTTTTAGTCGTCGCGTTTGGACGCGTTTTTGCGCCTCAAACCTTTACATGTAAACTCGACCGACCGCTGTTTTTCCTCGTGGCGACATTGTTTGTCGTGCATACCTGTGGACTCGCTTTAAGGTGGTACATCAGCGGACATGCGCCACTCAGCGATACGTACGAATCCATCGTCTACATCGCGTGGTCGTGTCTGCTTTTTTGCATGCTCTTTTTGCGCCGTTCGCTCTTTGCGCTCTCGGGCTCGGTGATGATGGCAGGCATCTTTATGTTTGTCGCACATCTCGGGCACATTGACCCAGAGATCACCAACCTTGTGCCCGTTTTAAAATCCTTTTGGCTTAGTGTTCATGTCTCCATCATCACGGCGAGTTATGGCTTTTTAGCGCTTGGCTGTGCGTTGGGACTGTTCACGCTCATCCTCTTTACATGTAAACGCTCAATCAAGATCGTTGCGACCATCAAACACCTGAGCGCCATCAATGAAATCACCTTGATTTTAGGCTTGAGTCTTTTGGTCATCGGTAACTTTTTAGGCGGTATTTGGGCGAATGAATCGTGGGGGCGTTACTGGGGGTGGGATCCAAAAGAGACGTGGGCGTATATCTCCATTTTGGTCTACGCGATCATTTTACATGTAAGACTGGTGCCACGGTTTTACTCACACTATCTCTTTGCGGTGTTCTCGCTTTTAGGCTTTGCGTCCATCTTGATGACCTACTTTGGTGTGAACTTTTACTTAGCGGGCATGCACTCTTACGCCACGGGCGATCCTGTGCCAATTCCCCTTTGGGTGTATGTGTGCAGTGGTGTGGTCGCATGTTTGATTATAATGTCGTATAAAAATAAAAATCTTAAGGAAGAAAAATGA
- a CDS encoding DoxX family protein, giving the protein MFLETQFAKYANEDIGKLVLRISIAGLMLFHGFQKYTGGIAEIKELVVSSGLPEIVAYGSYLGELIIPFLLILGLFTRTSALIFGTTMVFALFLVHSDMFLAIDPESGGLMTELPLLYLFSSLALFFLGAGKYSLDTKMSQCGCLCKKASN; this is encoded by the coding sequence ATGTTTTTAGAAACACAATTTGCTAAATATGCAAATGAGGATATTGGAAAACTGGTCTTACGTATCTCCATCGCTGGACTTATGCTCTTTCATGGTTTTCAAAAATATACAGGTGGTATTGCTGAAATTAAGGAGCTTGTTGTAAGTTCTGGATTGCCTGAAATTGTCGCCTATGGTTCCTATTTAGGAGAGCTTATTATCCCATTTTTACTTATATTGGGGCTTTTCACGCGTACCAGTGCTTTGATCTTTGGAACAACGATGGTCTTTGCTCTTTTCCTTGTTCATAGTGACATGTTTTTGGCTATCGACCCTGAATCAGGTGGATTGATGACGGAGCTACCCCTTCTTTATCTCTTTTCATCTTTGGCACTTTTCTTTTTAGGCGCTGGAAAGTATAGCCTAGATACCAAAATGTCTCAATGTGGATGCCTTTGTAAAAAAGCATCTAACTAA
- a CDS encoding CidA/LrgA family protein, with translation MLHGILTLLLFQFVGECISKLFMLKIPGAIIGMVLLLLFLMLRKGSYPALDSSVFWLLRYLPLFIIPAAAGIITQFETISNELFAILASLIVGTFLALAFSVKLMDVLISRKERK, from the coding sequence ATGTTACACGGTATCTTGACCCTTTTACTCTTCCAATTTGTCGGAGAGTGCATCAGTAAACTGTTTATGCTCAAAATCCCAGGAGCCATCATCGGTATGGTCTTGCTTTTGCTCTTTTTGATGCTCCGAAAAGGGAGTTATCCAGCCCTTGATAGCTCGGTGTTTTGGCTACTGCGCTATTTGCCCCTTTTTATTATTCCTGCCGCCGCAGGCATCATCACCCAATTTGAGACGATCTCAAACGAGCTTTTTGCCATTCTTGCGTCCTTGATCGTGGGAACCTTTTTAGCTCTCGCGTTTAGTGTGAAACTCATGGATGTCTTGATCTCGCGTAAGGAGAGAAAATGA
- a CDS encoding IS982 family transposase, which yields MERDIITVYCLIDEYLKVSGIKDDVRAKISNAEVLLIGYMAVNDFNGNYFKAHQYVKMMHLVKEIDYTRFLRRLVKINDVLSTLFLFLGSLFQRLNGAKIYSVDSFPVELCQITRQSRVRLWSDPSLKGYNASKGRFFYGLKVHMVVTADKEPVMVHISEGSIHDVTAGYQFMHYLPQKSITIGDKGYVSSKLEAFLKQFEIVLSPIGRNNMQQENKEEYFTKRRIRKGVETAFSMITAKFGKVIKATTIGGFLTKLRLFITAYAINCFLKLSDDKKALLFN from the coding sequence ATGGAGCGAGATATTATAACCGTTTATTGTTTAATTGATGAGTATTTGAAGGTATCAGGGATAAAAGATGATGTTAGAGCTAAGATTAGTAATGCAGAAGTGCTGCTTATCGGGTATATGGCAGTGAATGATTTTAATGGCAACTATTTCAAAGCACATCAGTATGTTAAGATGATGCACTTGGTGAAAGAGATTGACTACACGAGATTTTTGCGCCGCTTAGTAAAAATAAATGACGTGTTGTCCACACTTTTTTTGTTTTTAGGCTCATTGTTTCAGCGATTAAACGGTGCAAAGATTTACTCTGTTGATTCTTTTCCTGTTGAATTGTGCCAAATCACAAGGCAAAGCAGAGTCAGATTGTGGAGTGATCCATCTTTGAAGGGGTATAATGCATCCAAAGGAAGATTCTTTTATGGGCTTAAAGTCCATATGGTAGTCACAGCCGATAAAGAGCCTGTAATGGTACATATCTCAGAAGGCTCCATACACGATGTTACGGCGGGGTATCAATTTATGCACTATCTACCCCAAAAATCAATCACGATTGGAGATAAAGGGTATGTTTCATCAAAGTTAGAAGCTTTTTTAAAACAGTTTGAGATTGTACTTTCACCCATTGGGCGTAACAACATGCAACAAGAAAACAAAGAAGAGTATTTTACCAAGCGTAGAATTAGAAAAGGTGTTGAAACTGCCTTTTCTATGATCACTGCTAAGTTTGGTAAAGTGATTAAGGCTACAACCATTGGTGGCTTTTTAACAAAGCTTAGACTTTTCATCACTGCGTATGCTATCAACTGCTTTTTGAAGCTTAGTGATGACAAAAAAGCTCTTCTGTTTAACTAG